In Alteromonas sp. RKMC-009, the genomic stretch CCGTAGAAGGCGCAGACGTGATGGATACGGAACTGGCCTACCTGTACACCGACGGCGAATTCTACCACTTTATGAATAACGATACATTCGAACAAATCGCAGCAGACGAAAAAGCGGTTGGCGAAAACGTTAAGTGGCTGAAAGAGAACGATGTGTGCACCATCACACTGTGGAACGGCTCACCTATCACAGTCACACCGCCTAACTTTGTTGAGCTGGAAATCACTGAAACAGACCCTGGCCTGAAAGGCGATACAGCGGGAACCGGCGGCAAGCCTGCTACGCTGTCTACCGGCGCTGTTGTTCGTGTACCTTTATTCGTTCAAACCGGTGAAGTTATC encodes the following:
- the efp gene encoding elongation factor P, yielding MAFYSTNEFKGGLKIMLDGEPCNILENEYVKPGKGQAFNRVKIRKLISGKVLEKTFRSGETVEGADVMDTELAYLYTDGEFYHFMNNDTFEQIAADEKAVGENVKWLKENDVCTITLWNGSPITVTPPNFVELEITETDPGLKGDTAGTGGKPATLSTGAVVRVPLFVQTGEVIRVDTRSGEYVSRAQK